In the genome of Ignavibacteria bacterium, the window TTGCGAGTTCAATATCGTCAAGTTTATCACTATGTTTGAATCGCTTATCTGCAATGTGGTGAAATTTCAAATCAAGCAATTTCAACTCAATGAATCCATGCATTTGTCCGCTTCCCGAGTGACGAATAACTTCGAGTGCGCGAAACAATTTATCGTCAAACTGTAAAATGGTACCAACTTTTACTTCTGATGCAAGAACCATAGCAAACTCCAAATTGTTGTCGAAAAAATTTTTCGGTGAAAAAATACGAACGGAATTTTTTATAAAACAAACACTGTGTTTCGATGAAATACTAACGAGGAACGATAATTTTCTCTTCGTTTTCAAATCATCTTTTGTGTGATTAAAATTTTACTCTACATTCTGCTGTCAACACATAACTTCTTGTTAAACCGTTGTGCAAAATCCAGCATCGCTGCAACCTTGTACTTTCACACTTTGATTTATACATAAAAGAAATGAAAGTATGAGTACGTATTTCATCATTGTTAACCTCTATCAATTACACATGCTTCGCCGCGTGATACGAACTTCTCACAAGCGGTCCGCTTTCCACGTGTTGAAATCCCATTTCCATTCCTGCAATTTTATACATCGCAAATTCGTCGGGATGAACAAAACGCGCAACCGGTAAATGTTGTTTTGTCGGTTGTAAATATTGTCCGATTGTAAGTATATCGCATTTCGTGTCAGAAATTTCTTTCATTGTTTGCAACACTTCCTCTTCGTGTTCACCAAGTCCAACCATAATTCCCGTTTTTGTTTTAAAGCCGCGTTCTTTTGCGCGGGAAAGTAATTCCAAACTTCGCTCATACTTTGCTTGCGGACGAACTGTTGAATACAATCGCGGAACCGTTTCCATATTGTGATTCAAAATATCGGGGAATGCATCAAGCACGTTCACTAACGCAAATTCATCGCCTTTAAAATCGGGAATCAATACTTCAATTGTCGTATGCGGATTTTGTTTTCGCACTTCACGAATTGTTTCAGCAAAAATAAAAGAGCCGCCATCATATAATTCATCACGATTCACCGAAGTAATTACTGCGTGCTGCAACTTCATCAACTTCACTGCTTCTGCAACGCGGCGCGGTTCATCGGCATCAAGTTCTGTCGGCAAACCGGTTTTCACGTTGCAAAATCCACAACTGCGCGTGCATACATCACCGAGAATCATAAACGTTGCAGTGCCGCTGTTCCAACATTCGCCAACATTCGGACATCGCGCTTCTTCGCACACCGTATGAAGTTTGTTTTTCTCCATTATATTTTTCAATTGCGCATATCCTTCACCGAGCGGCGGCTTCGCTTTCAACCATTCCGGTCGCCGTTGCATTGGTTTTGAAGGAACTTCAATGAGTGGAGATGGTTCTTGTGTAAGTGTATTTTCTTGTATGACGAACATATATTTTTTTTCTCTCGCAAAGACACTAAAAGTTTTCTTTGCATCTTCGCATGATAGAGAAAATATTTTATCTTGAAATTTTCGCTGTAAATATAAGTAAAGATGGAAGGAAAAATTGTTTGATAAACCGCCAAAGAAAATATTGATATTCATTTGGAATTCGCTCACGCATCAAAAATATTTTAACCACTGCAAGCCAAGAAATCAACACTTCG includes:
- the lipA gene encoding lipoyl synthase yields the protein MFVIQENTLTQEPSPLIEVPSKPMQRRPEWLKAKPPLGEGYAQLKNIMEKNKLHTVCEEARCPNVGECWNSGTATFMILGDVCTRSCGFCNVKTGLPTELDADEPRRVAEAVKLMKLQHAVITSVNRDELYDGGSFIFAETIREVRKQNPHTTIEVLIPDFKGDEFALVNVLDAFPDILNHNMETVPRLYSTVRPQAKYERSLELLSRAKERGFKTKTGIMVGLGEHEEEVLQTMKEISDTKCDILTIGQYLQPTKQHLPVARFVHPDEFAMYKIAGMEMGFQHVESGPLVRSSYHAAKHV